GGATGgagtttacattttttttttctttttaattactCACCTGATAAGCTAATTTAGTCCGAACTAAATCAAGAGGATAAGTAAAGAGCACAGCTGTTCCTCCAGAAAATGATCCAGCCACGAGATCAAGCACGGGGCCTCTCCCCACGTCAGGAAAAGCGAGTATTATCCATCTGCGGTATTGCTCATAAGTCATGTAATGCAGTGCTGCATAGGGAACAATTCGAGCAACACTAGCCCCATTACCTCTGAAAACAAAtaccacaaaataaataaaggttcacaaacaaaatggttCAGAAACAACCTCacaaaaataagaatgattCAGGGATCCACCTGTAAAAACCCATAACCCCTTCTGTCCTTGCAATCTTTTTGAAGGAACCAAACAGCCCTATGCTCTGGAATTCTGCTTTTCTGGTCTGAAAAGGACCGATAAATAAGTTCTCTTTTAACTTTCAAGGATGATCTATTTATTATTGGACCAAACCCCATCTTCAGTGGCAGTATAAAGCTAGAAATGTACAGAGTCATATTTCCCAAGGGAGAATCAATGCCAGAATTGCTGATCCACTATCCTAATCAGATAAAAGGATAATCACCTAATGGTTGTCCCACCTAAGTAAACACATAAGTGGAAAGCCAATGTTTAGTAATCTAACCCAAAAGGAAACTTTTTTAAACCCATTTATTTGACAAAAGCAACTTTCATAAGAGCCAATTTTGATACTCTCTCTAAAATTGATTTCGAGGCCTAAAATCACTTTTTGGATTGATTGTTAACAAACAGATCCTGAGTGGGATCCTCAGAGGGGTAGCTTGAACATGGTCCTATCCTTCAACGTTTTCTGCATGAACTACTTCTCCTAAGACTCAAACTCATGCACACTCATGCTTGGCTGCCTGAAACTTTACAATTACACCAGACAATGGCCACTACCATCCGAATTAAAGATATATGACATTTTCAACCAAAATCATCCAATACATAAGTAGATATTTTCTATAAATATCCAACATAATACTTTGTACCACTATGAGTGGATGAGAAGTTACTAGGTTTTCATGCAATACATGATCTAAATTGGAAATACTTTCATGAAGAACATTCTTAAAAGTAGACTCTTAATTTCCAACCAAaacttttatcaaaataattgGGAAGTATTTTTTTAGTTAGAATCTAAGAAGTTTATTCTTAGAACAAACCAACAGAATCAGGGTCATGCTATAagcaagaaaataagaagataaAGCAAAAGTATTGAAATAAACTATGGCATTTATACCTGAGTTGATATAGAAAAGATTAGGGTTCTATTTAGTTAACTCGGGCACATCACAATTGTCAATTGCTAGTTGACTTCATGGTATAAGGTTGGGGCCATGTTCCAATTTTTATGGTTTCAATTACAATCTCCTGGACTTGATTGAGCAGCTCATACATAGATAATTATGTCCGAAGTAAACTTCACATATTAGAAACCCTCTGTTTAATTACAAAGAAAGCAAATAATCCCCCACTCTGTAATCGCTTATTGGGTGGGGGGAGGGAGGAACTTGAAGCAATTATTTGAAAAGGGGATCAGACTGTTCCAAGAATAAATTACCACCTCAATCACACACCAATTGTTTATTCCAAGATATTTGCAACAAGCGCCCCCACAAAAACCCTCCTCAGAAGTCATTCAATTACAGTCAAACGCAGTCATTTGTAGTCAAACCAAGAGATCCAAAATCAGAATAATTTCTggcaaaaacccataaaaaataacaaaatatagagaactaaacaagaaaaataagaaacccaaagccccaattaaaagaaaaccaaGAATCATAATGAAACTAATACCAATTGTACCTGAAACAAAATTTTGACACGCTCGAGGGGAGCAACCACGGTCTTTGCAATCCCACCAGCAACTCCCCCGGCAACCAGCTCCTTAGCAAACACTGGCATGGCCTCTATAACCCCATCAAAGAACGTACCCATATCTCTTTCTTCCCTCTTCTTCCCCATTCGCCAACCCTTtatggcagagagagagagagagagagagagagataagttTCAGACGAAACAATGATATCTGGTCTGCTACGCAACAGTACCGTAACGGGGAGTGGGAAAAGTTGAAACGTTTCTGAGCTGTGAAAAGTTGTGGACTTTATATATGTTTTGGGATTCTGACAAGTCAGAGAAGTTCACGCTTTCTTAGATTCCGGTTGTGTAAAAGATGACATGCATTGGTTGCAGAGTTCTGTTGAAGTGGTTCCGGTTCAATTTTGTCTGCCATGGTATTGGCGTGCCAAGGTTGAAGTCTCAGTGAAGGATCTTACAATCAGAtctttttatagattttttatcgttaatattatattaattttttatagatttttttaatgGCGAATATATTACCATATATTGAATATattgtcatattatttaaaaatattaccgtaaatatatcaaaacaaaatcgTGACATGCATTCCAACACTTGAATGATGCTCAATTCTATATATAAATTCACATAGGATAAAATGGTAAAAATAAACATATGTGAGTCTTCTTATTAGTTATTATTGATTAATAATTctgtctttaaaaaaaaataaaatcaacaaaaaaggTCATATGTTTTATTTCCAAACTCAAGCTTCTTAGAGAGAACGTTTAGAATATATGCTTTCTATATTGggtttatattttctctttatatTATTCTTTTGTATACGATGCgattgtaatcaaatctttGTATTGTGATTTGATTACCTTATTTGTATTGTCTACGCTTATcacatttttcttataaatgGTAGTCATTTGCATCaataaataagaataaaatgtaGTCTTATCAGACTCTTCTCTTGTGATAAACGTAAATGTCTAACATCAAATTATCCGCAAATTCTTATAtatgttttctctttctttcctctATTTGCTCCCATTTCACATCACAAAACTTCAACAAATAACCATTCTAAATTTAACTAGACTAATAATAGGCTAACAATATCCGTGGGAAGAATTAAGGGATAgtaaccttttttctttttggtaaagGGATAGTAACCTTAAAAAGTTCTTATTTATTCACTTCGTGTTATAAATAGATTTATGATAATCTAACCACAATTAAAAGAACAATGCCcttaaagttttaaattaaaaaggaaagtGTCACGTGATAGTCCACATTCTAATGGTTGATATTATAATTTGCTACGTGGACTGCCATGTGACCGACTACATTTTAGTGATTAACTTGGTAAATGCTACGTGGACAATTTGTAAACGTGGTAAGTCTCATATGCACGTAACAATCCACCTTTTAGTGGTTGAGGTAGTAAGTACCACATAGACTGCAATGTCGTTCGGTAAagaatttataataaaacttTCAATATCCATGGCAACACTCAACTAAAAAAAAGCCTACTAATGACCCAATCTTGTGAAGTGACCGGGAGGCACTGAAACACGACTATGGATGGTGACTACAAAGAAGTTAGATTCCCTATAATCCTTAGCCCAAAGTGCAAGAGATTGTTTGGGCAAGTGCCGTAATTGTAAAGGCAGGGAGAATTGTTGAGATCCTCAATTATATATAGGGAATCCGAATCTGAGTATAAAGTTCAAAATGAGGAAAGATCCGAGTCAAATTGCACTAGCTATTGTATGCTTGGCATTCTTGTTGAATCACAAGGAAAGTTTGTTCCACGGCTCTCGCCTTTGCTAGTGGGTTCCTAGTTGGCCagttaataaggaaaaagatgaTTATATAATATCTTATTCAACACTTGAATGGACGAATTCCCCACTTAAAACTGTAGgatctaaatgatttttttaaggaaaatgtttttcttaCTCAAAGATTATTTCAGTGAATTACTTAAATCTTCTTTCCATAAATGATGTCAAGTTAGATGATCTTGGCTGGTCAATTAATCCACTGTAAAAACGAACCTCAAATCTGGATTTCATGGCTTGATCTGACTGAGGTGCTATGATGATTTTGGCCACTAAAACCATCCCAATTGACCTTTGTCACTAAAACCATCCCAATTGCCTTGAAGATCTATAATCTGAATACCTTTTTGGAAAACCTTCACAAGTTCTGCATTGTGAAAAAAGTTTCAAGTTTTGAATAGCCATGgtgaataaaattcaaaagcaTTTATTTGAAGATTCTCTCTGTCCTTATCGTTATATTAAATTCCAGACAATCATTATATACATCACCAGCTTTCATCTATATTGTCACAAGTATATTGTCGACAAAATTACCGGGATCTCATGCAATGAGCAGCCTCTCACATGAGGCTGTACCGACTTAGACTATCTGAACACCTGTCTAAGCAGGTGAGGCCTAGACAACCTCTCACATAAGGCTGCCCTATTGCAACCTTATTACATAGGATATAAAATCATATGACAAACTCCCACATTTACCATACACATTGACCAACAAATTCCGAAAATTCAATCTAGTTCTATCCCATTCTTGATCACCTGCCATGATTTGCCTTCCTCTCATTCAAAGACCCTTTTAAAGCATAGCTACATAGCACTCTCCAGAATATAGCCTTAGCCTCTCATTGCTATCTGAAATAACATTAGCTAACAGAGGCATTTGGTCAAGCAAGCAAATTATGATTTGGTAACTCTCTGTGTGTGTTCTGAAAGCACCCACTCAGACAAGGTGCCAAGTTTTCTTCGCTATCAATGAAAGACAAACTGGTCTATCCTTAATGGTATAGCAGTACTGA
The Alnus glutinosa chromosome 14, dhAlnGlut1.1, whole genome shotgun sequence genome window above contains:
- the LOC133857358 gene encoding mitochondrial carrier protein CoAc2 isoform X2, whose product is MGKKREERDMGTFFDGVIEAMPVFAKELVAGGVAGGIAKTVVAPLERVKILFQTRKAEFQSIGLFGSFKKIARTEGVMGFYRGNGASVARIVPYAALHYMTYEQYRRWIILAFPDVGRGPVLDLVAGSFSGGTAVLFTYPLDLVRTKLAYQVVGSSNLNAQSVLTNGKVYKGILDCFSKTRNEGGIRGLYRGVGLLGQTFTYPLDVVRRQMQVQRHLASNSAEIKGTIETLVMIAEKQGWKQLFSGLSINYLKVVPSVAIGFTVYDMMKSYLSVPSRDEAVIEVVSSTSSSEPTSLHS